The following coding sequences lie in one Schistosoma mansoni strain Puerto Rico chromosome 3, complete genome genomic window:
- a CDS encoding putative zinc metalloprotease has protein sequence MEETRINNSHGTTINHTRIHGSQGEQHQQRILNTPVHYRRTRSHLTSNTHTNGTINNDGHRQRINVRDSRVRVERLPNLRRQQQIRDEQIQQSITHRSSPVYHNELNSTEINSLLNVNSNDIHNQCVEENFMGDHTELNVTDQHSDNQINLPAIRFNETLTCNLNTQPLLNNSNDSNTQTLLINNSVQRTNRPLEFRRLVPQRQRRVVEQLRETREQLAAMLRLMTMELEERQNRVLIPNLDTGTRNRLLRNPNNLFCENTESGLPAPYVNNTVNRELTEGNNQHTSSIPRNIHRTNVYDNDIQENYYTSQSINSNIPNSVNNNNTRDSSRTLLTPTYREQTITNPFTHYNSHNNNNNNNNNNQYNIPVTLRNHLHPHFNNTIISKITFECITANKQPQQFSLRRTIIIRILLEILIHLIDRKLYHHHYHWQLQYHLS, from the exons atggaagaaacaagaataaacaattcACATGGAACTACTATTAATCATACACGTATACATGGATCGCAAGGTGAACAACACCAACAAAGAATTTTAAATACACCAGTTCATTATAGACGAACAAGATCACATCTAACATCAAATACACATACAAATGGAACAATAAATAATGATGGACATAGACAACGAATTAATGTAAGAGATTCTAGAGTACGTGTTGAAAGATTACCTAATTTAAGAAGACAACAACAGATAAGAGATGAACAAATACAACAATCAATAACTCATAGATCCTCTCCAGTATACCACAATGAATTAAATTCGACTGAAATAAACAGTTTACTAAATGTGAATTCCAATGATATTCACAATCAATGTGTAGAAGAGAATTTTATGGGAGATCATACTGAGTTAAATGTAACGGATCAACATTCAGATAATCAGATTAATCTTCCAGCTATCAGATTTAATGAGACACTCACTTGTAATTTAAATACACAGCCGCTActcaataatagtaatgatagtaatactCAGAcacttttaataaataattcagtaCAACGAACAAATCGACCACTTGAGTTTCGACGTCTAGTACCTCAAAGACAAAGAAGAGTAGTTGAACAATTAAGAGAAACACGTGAACAATTAGCTGCAATGCTTCGTCTTATGACAATGGAATTAGAAGAAAGACAAAATCGTGTTTTAATTCCAAATTTAGACACTGGTACAAGAAATCGACTGTTAAGAAatccaaataatttattttgtgaAAATACGGAAAGTGGTTTACCTGCACCATATGTGAATAATACAGTAAATCGTGAGTTAACCGAAGGTAACAATCAGCATACTTCAAGCATTCCAAGAAATATTCACAGAACAAATGTATATGATAATGATATCCAAGAGAATTATTACACATCTCAGTCAATTAATTCAAACATTCCTAATTCAGTTAACAATAACAATACTAGAGACTCATCGCGAACACTTCTTACACCGACCTACAGGGAGCAGACTATTACTAATCCTTTCACTCATTACAattcacataataataataataataataataataataatcagtacaACATACCTGTAACATTACGCAATCATCTTCATCCCCAT TTCAACAACACGATTATTAGCAAGATTACGTTTGAATGCATTACAGCAAACAAACAACCCCAACAGTTTTCTTTACgacgaacaataataatcagaatatTACTGGAAATATTAATTCATCTAATAGACAGGAAAttgtatcatcatcattatcactgGCAACTACAATATCACCTTTCGTGA
- a CDS encoding putative replication factor A 1, rfa1 — MLATQLNHLIEENKLVNNTVIRVRKHVCNNIQNNKVVLIVLDLDILGTDDSSGGVKSEQPPTVAKPATTTSHSYEPEQKTPPKSSTGPFSGGQPSTPGTPGCGLPRVFPIQSLNPYQNRWTIRARVSQKSAIRTWSKQGRDGKLFNFTLVDESGEIRVTGFNAEVDKFYDMIEASNMFVNKVYYVSRANLKAANKQFNTTNNDYEMTLHSDSQVLPCEDSDTSSLPETHFNFISIGKLDTQSPGSFVDIVGVVHECGEVQSITAKASQRELRKRELGLVDSSNCLVRLTLWGEEAENFVGASHPVIVIKAAKISDFNGRSLSVSPTSSLLISPTNIPEAIRLKGWYEHEGRFSNFETFRSEMVGSSGGADGVSSSSGVLGGWNLLQDVKASGVGANVKADYFTCKATVVFMKKENFMYQACSTEGCNKKVIDLGNGLYRCEKCARETPDCKWRLLLMAKIADITGDLWVTCFQDAAEVLLGQTAEKLGTIKSTQDETQLEKVFIESAFNSWIFRLRAKVDRYNDEERLRVVVADVKPVDLVDYSRRLLKAINDLSATLSI, encoded by the exons ATGCTCGCTACACAGTTAAACCATTTGATTGAGGAAAACAAACTGGTCAACAATACTGTAATCCGCGTTAGGAAACATGTTTGTAATAACATccaaaataataa AGTTGTCCTTATTGTTTTGGATCTTGATATCCTTGGAACGGATGATTCGTCGG GTGGTGTGAAGTCCGAACAACCACCAACCGTGGCCAAACCAGCCACAACTACATCTCATTCATATGAACCTGAACAGAAAACTCCACCCAAATCTTCTACTGGTCCTTTCTCTGGTGGTCAGCCAAGTACTCCTGGAACACCAGGTTGTGGGCTCCCACGTGTATTTCCCATACAAAGCCTCAATCCGTATCAGAATAGATGGACTATACGTGCTCGTGTATCACAAAAGTCTGCTATCCGAACTTGGAGCAAACAAGGTCGTGATGGAAAGTTATTCAACTTTACGCTAGTTGATGAAAGCGGTGAAATTCGTGTAACTGGATTCAACGCTGAAGTGGATAAATTTTATGATATGATTGAGGCAAGTAACATGTTT GTCAATAAAGTGTACTATGTCAGTCGAGCGAACTTGAAAGCCGCTAACAAACAATTCAATACAACTAATAATGATTACGAAATGACACTTCATAGCGATAGTCAAGTTTTGCCTTGTGAAGATTCTGATACTAGTTCTTTGCCAGAAACTCACttcaattttatttcaatagGAAAGTTAGATACACAGTCTCCTGGATCTTTTGTCG ATATTGTTGGAGTTGTTCATGAATGCGGTGAAGTACAATCAATTACTGCTAAAGCATCTCAACGTGAACTACGTAAACGTGAATTAGGATTAGTGGATAGTTCTAACTGTTTAGTACGTCTTACACTATGGGGCGAAGAAGCGGAAAATTTCGTTGGTGCGAGTCATCCCGTCATAGTTATAAAAGCAGCAAAAATATCTGATTTTAATG GTCGCTCTTTATCTGTAAGCCCAACATCATCCCTTCTCATTAGTCCTACAAATATTCCTGAAGCTATACGACTAAAAGGTTGGTATGAACATGAAGGTCGCTTCTCTAACTTTGAAACCTTCCGTAGTGAAATGGTTGGATCTTCAGGAGGAGCAGATGGTGTATCTAGTTCATCTGGTGTTCTTGGCGGTTGGAATCTTTTACAAGATGTTAAAGCATCTGGTGTAGGAGCTAATGTAAAAGCAGATTATTTCACTTGTAAA GCCACTGTTGTATTCATGAAAAAGGAGAATTTCATGTATCAAGCTTGTTCTACTGAAGGGTGCAATAAAAAGGTTATTGATTTAGGAAATGGGTTATATCGATGTGAAAAATGTGCTCGGGAAACACCTGATTGTAAATGGCGCTTGCTTCTTATG GCCAAAATCGCTGACATCACTGGAGATTTATGGGTTACATGTTTCCAAGATGCTGCTGAAGTTTTACTGGGACAGACAGCTGAAAAGTTAGGCACTATAAAATCAACACAA GATGAAACGCAGTTGGAAAAAGTTTTCATCGAGTCAGCATTCAACTCATGGATATTTCGTTTACGAGCTAAAGTTGATCGTTATAAT GATGAAGAACGTTTACGTGTTGTTGTTGCAGATGTTAAACCAGTAGATTTGGTTGATTATTCTAGGCGTTTATTGAAAGCCATAAACGATCTATCAGCAACTTTATCTATTTAG